A genomic segment from Dietzia psychralcaliphila encodes:
- a CDS encoding flavin-containing monooxygenase, whose protein sequence is MAFTLPESNLPLDIDFDPDRIRERFAVDKQKRIRPDQLAQFQGLSDVLEVDDSDPFSAPIHREPVTEELDTLVLGGGFGGLTAGAYLAQNEISNFRIVEYGGDFGGTWYWNRYPGVQCDVESHIYMPLLEETGYIPSQRYADGSEIFEHAQRIGRHYDLYDKTYFQTRATHAQWDEQAQRWEVTTDRGDRFRTRVLMRSNGALTKPQLPKVPGIGDFEGTIFHTSRWDYGYTGGSPAGNLENLRDKRVAVVGTGATGVQVVPYVAQDAEELVVVQRTPSVVQPRNNRKTDPDWKASLQPGWQYERHDNFNGIISGHQVEGNLVDDGWTHLFPELSGQPLVDVPVGELPAADQAAVAEIADMKLLMSAHARVDSIVTDPSTADGLKPWFGYMCKRPCFNDEYLQTFNRPNVTLAAAPTGIDGITATGIMVGGRHYEVDCIIFATGFETGSGPAGIYGYDVIGRDGRSMQEYFSEGARTFHGFFTHGFPNFVELGMSQTAYYVNFVYMLDRKARHAARLVKHLLDDDLGTFEPTAEAEADWVTEVRRSNEPREAYWGACTPGYYNGQGEVTKAVFRDVYNSSEIDFWNMIEDWWESGRFEGLTLDQSRDPLPVA, encoded by the coding sequence ATGGCCTTCACCCTCCCCGAGTCCAATCTCCCTCTCGATATCGACTTCGATCCGGATCGGATCCGCGAGCGCTTTGCCGTGGACAAGCAGAAGCGGATCCGACCCGACCAGCTGGCCCAGTTCCAGGGGTTGTCCGACGTGCTGGAGGTCGACGACAGCGACCCGTTCTCCGCGCCGATCCACCGCGAGCCGGTCACCGAGGAGCTCGACACGCTCGTCCTGGGCGGCGGCTTCGGCGGACTCACGGCCGGCGCCTACCTCGCGCAGAACGAGATCTCGAACTTCCGCATCGTCGAATACGGCGGCGATTTCGGCGGCACCTGGTACTGGAACCGCTACCCGGGCGTGCAGTGCGACGTCGAATCGCACATCTACATGCCGCTGCTGGAGGAGACCGGGTACATCCCCAGCCAGCGCTACGCCGACGGCTCCGAGATCTTCGAGCACGCCCAGCGCATCGGTCGCCACTACGACCTCTACGACAAGACCTACTTTCAGACCCGCGCCACGCACGCGCAGTGGGACGAGCAGGCGCAGCGCTGGGAGGTCACCACCGACCGCGGCGACCGGTTCCGCACCCGGGTACTCATGCGCTCGAACGGCGCGCTGACCAAGCCGCAGCTACCCAAGGTGCCGGGCATCGGCGACTTCGAGGGCACGATCTTCCACACCAGCCGCTGGGACTACGGCTACACCGGCGGATCGCCGGCCGGGAACCTGGAGAACCTGCGGGACAAGCGAGTCGCCGTGGTGGGCACCGGCGCCACCGGCGTGCAGGTGGTGCCCTACGTCGCGCAGGACGCCGAGGAGCTCGTCGTGGTGCAGCGCACCCCGAGCGTCGTGCAGCCGCGCAACAACCGCAAGACCGACCCGGACTGGAAGGCCTCGCTGCAGCCGGGCTGGCAGTACGAGCGTCACGACAACTTCAACGGCATCATCTCCGGTCACCAGGTCGAGGGGAACCTGGTCGATGACGGGTGGACGCACCTGTTCCCCGAGCTGAGCGGTCAGCCCCTGGTGGACGTTCCGGTGGGTGAGCTCCCGGCAGCCGATCAGGCGGCGGTCGCCGAGATCGCCGACATGAAGCTGCTCATGAGCGCCCATGCGCGCGTGGATTCGATCGTCACCGACCCGTCGACCGCCGACGGGCTCAAGCCGTGGTTCGGGTACATGTGCAAGCGGCCGTGCTTCAACGACGAGTACCTGCAGACCTTCAACCGGCCCAACGTCACCCTGGCCGCGGCGCCGACCGGGATCGACGGCATCACCGCCACGGGGATCATGGTGGGCGGTCGGCACTACGAGGTCGACTGCATCATCTTCGCGACCGGCTTCGAGACCGGATCCGGTCCGGCCGGCATCTACGGGTACGACGTCATCGGACGCGACGGCCGGTCGATGCAGGAGTATTTCTCCGAGGGCGCCCGGACCTTCCACGGCTTCTTCACCCACGGCTTCCCCAACTTCGTCGAGCTGGGCATGAGTCAGACGGCGTACTACGTCAACTTCGTCTACATGCTCGACCGCAAGGCGCGGCACGCCGCGCGACTGGTCAAGCACCTGCTGGACGACGACCTCGGCACCTTCGAGCCCACCGCGGAGGCCGAGGCGGACTGGGTGACCGAGGTGCGCCGGTCCAACGAGCCCCGCGAGGCCTACTGGGGCGCGTGCACGCCGGGGTACTACAACGGTCAGGGCGAGGTGACCAAGGCGGTGTTCCGCGACGTCTACAACTCGTCCGAGATCGACTTCTGGAACATGATCGAGGACTGGTGGGAGTCGGGGCGGTTCGAAGGTCTGACCCTGGATCAGTCCCGCGATCCGCTTCCGGTCGCGTGA
- a CDS encoding aspartate dehydrogenase domain-containing protein, translated as MTPHLSPSSSVRPRDPAHPLAVAVIGAGAIGGAVAESLVDGAVPGARLITVLRSSSTQDEVAAAIEAADVLVEAAGVEVAEELIPRITRAGKDVIVCSCGVFARHDNPRDIVAGGAGRVLVPAGAVGGLDVLAAAARAGTDEAALRHFTIKSPAALGVHGPLGTPREVFRGSAREAALEFPRTSNASVALALATIGLDRVEVIVVADPEVERTRHVVEWESPVGRYDMRFENAMDPDSGGRTSAITAWSVAEVLSAVAAGAGPGVVVVSAARPVETT; from the coding sequence ATGACCCCTCACCTATCCCCTTCGAGCTCTGTGCGGCCGCGGGATCCCGCCCACCCGCTGGCGGTGGCCGTGATCGGCGCCGGCGCGATCGGGGGCGCGGTCGCGGAGTCGCTGGTAGACGGCGCCGTCCCCGGGGCGCGACTGATCACGGTGCTCCGCTCGAGCAGCACGCAGGATGAGGTCGCGGCCGCCATCGAAGCCGCCGACGTGCTGGTCGAGGCCGCCGGTGTCGAGGTCGCGGAGGAGCTCATCCCTCGCATCACGCGCGCCGGCAAGGACGTGATCGTGTGCTCCTGCGGGGTGTTCGCCCGGCACGACAACCCACGCGACATCGTGGCGGGCGGCGCGGGCCGGGTGCTCGTGCCCGCCGGGGCCGTGGGCGGACTGGACGTGCTGGCCGCGGCGGCCAGGGCGGGGACGGACGAGGCCGCCCTGCGCCACTTCACCATCAAGAGCCCGGCGGCGCTGGGCGTCCACGGACCCCTCGGTACCCCGCGCGAGGTCTTCCGCGGGTCGGCGCGCGAGGCGGCCCTGGAGTTCCCCCGCACCTCCAACGCCTCGGTCGCGCTCGCACTCGCGACGATCGGACTGGACCGTGTCGAGGTGATCGTGGTGGCCGATCCCGAGGTCGAACGCACCCGCCACGTGGTGGAGTGGGAGTCCCCGGTGGGCCGCTACGACATGAGGTTCGAGAACGCGATGGACCCCGACTCCGGCGGCCGCACCTCGGCGATCACCGCCTGGTCGGTGGCCGAGGTCCTCAGTGCGGTCGCGGCCGGGGCCGGTCCCGGGGTGGTGGTCGTGAGCGCGGCCCGACCGGTGGAAACCACCTGA
- a CDS encoding DUF6480 family protein: MTHARPSDPDPADTPDVDSAGSPDGMQTPASDSTSMQSDSKTMKQSPTPLPSKKGAYISIFVIALIVLLLVVGLAGYAFEVF; the protein is encoded by the coding sequence ATGACACACGCACGACCGTCAGATCCCGATCCCGCCGATACCCCGGACGTCGACAGCGCCGGATCGCCGGACGGAATGCAGACCCCCGCTTCCGATTCCACCTCGATGCAGTCCGACAGCAAGACGATGAAGCAGAGTCCGACACCGTTGCCCTCCAAGAAGGGGGCGTACATCTCGATCTTCGTCATCGCCCTCATCGTCCTCCTGCTGGTCGTCGGGCTCGCGGGTTACGCGTTCGAAGTGTTCTGA
- a CDS encoding FAD-dependent oxidoreductase, producing MSAAFDTVIIGAGNAGVSLAARLRRDGQHNIALVDPSPVHRYRPMLNYAATGLARMGRYERAMSSVVPAGVQLLPHLAGRVDTDAHTVTLGPRDEGPTVTYDNLVVCPGLTPRWDAIPGLDRAYIDGWAVSAHVPEYAGRACAALVRVREGTVVFSVPPEPASCGGTVLKAMFLACDRWRREEVLDRIDVHLVTPFRGLLGLDPCDSRLQPLIQQYGITVHDESEVAAVDHHARTVTLDGPVPATIEHVNLAYVTPLSRAPKFVAEAGLSDGGDAGLVEVDPQLLRHARVDSVWGLGDAATVGTRPSGGALRSQVAVVADNLRAARDGGTVARYDGYTIIPIAVSRDRLMLAEHDRDGVPAPSVRGIDLTVPRRSTYAFDRYLQPVVYFRKLLRGRV from the coding sequence ATGTCCGCCGCGTTCGACACCGTGATCATCGGAGCGGGCAACGCCGGGGTCTCCCTGGCGGCCCGCCTACGCAGGGACGGCCAGCACAACATCGCGCTGGTCGACCCGAGTCCCGTCCACCGGTACCGACCGATGCTCAACTACGCCGCGACCGGCCTGGCGCGGATGGGGCGGTATGAACGCGCGATGTCGAGCGTCGTCCCCGCCGGCGTACAACTGCTCCCCCACCTGGCCGGGCGGGTCGACACGGACGCCCACACCGTCACACTCGGTCCGCGCGACGAGGGCCCCACGGTCACCTACGACAATCTGGTCGTATGCCCCGGCCTGACCCCGCGGTGGGACGCGATCCCCGGCCTGGACCGGGCCTACATCGACGGGTGGGCGGTATCCGCACACGTGCCCGAGTACGCCGGTCGCGCATGCGCGGCGCTGGTCCGGGTGCGCGAGGGAACCGTGGTGTTCTCGGTGCCACCCGAACCCGCCTCGTGCGGCGGGACCGTACTCAAGGCGATGTTCCTGGCGTGCGACCGCTGGCGGCGCGAGGAGGTGCTCGATCGTATCGACGTGCACCTGGTGACCCCGTTCCGCGGGCTGCTCGGACTCGATCCGTGCGACTCGCGGCTGCAACCACTCATCCAGCAGTACGGCATCACCGTCCACGACGAGTCGGAGGTCGCCGCCGTCGATCACCACGCGCGAACCGTCACGCTCGACGGCCCGGTCCCGGCCACGATCGAGCACGTCAACCTGGCCTACGTCACGCCCCTGAGTCGCGCACCGAAGTTCGTCGCGGAGGCCGGGTTGTCCGACGGCGGTGACGCCGGGCTCGTCGAGGTGGACCCCCAGCTCCTGCGCCACGCGCGCGTCGACTCGGTCTGGGGCCTGGGCGACGCAGCGACCGTCGGCACCCGCCCGTCCGGTGGGGCGTTGCGGTCCCAGGTGGCGGTGGTCGCCGACAACCTGCGCGCGGCCCGTGACGGCGGCACCGTGGCACGGTACGACGGCTACACGATCATCCCGATCGCCGTGAGCCGTGACCGGCTGATGCTGGCCGAGCACGACCGGGATGGCGTGCCGGCACCGTCCGTTCGCGGGATCGACCTGACGGTCCCCAGGCGCTCGACCTACGCGTTCGACCGGTACCTGCAGCCGGTCGTCTACTTCCGCAAGCTCCTGCGGGGTCGGGTCTGA